The Mercurialis annua linkage group LG2, ddMerAnnu1.2, whole genome shotgun sequence genome contains a region encoding:
- the LOC126669832 gene encoding dynein light chain 1, cytoplasmic isoform X1, translating into MLEGKAVIDETDMLETMQQDAVHLASKALDFFDVTQATEIARFIKMEFDRTYGGGWQCIVGTNFGSFVTHCSGSFIYFQVAIGRSFSFFNLMIKYTPAIARKTLRTLKVRTMMPWQ; encoded by the exons ATGTTAGAAGGTAAAGCTGTAATTGATGAGACTGATATGCTTGAAACGATGCAACAAGATGCAGTTCATCTTGCTTCCAAAGCATTAGATTTCTTTGATGTTACTCAAGCTACTGAAATTGCTCGTTTTATTAAAATG GAATTTGATAGGACGTATGGAGGAGGATGGCAATGCATAGTAGGAACTAATTTTGGGTCATTTGTGACTCATTGCTCCGGCagttttatttatttccaa GTTGCAATCGGCCGgtccttttcattttttaatcttATGATAAAATATACTCCGGCGATAGCACGAAAGACTTTGAGAACATTAAAAGTCCGCACAATGATGCCCTGGCAGTGA
- the LOC126669831 gene encoding GDP-mannose transporter GONST3-like has protein sequence MSDVDVEKTEVVDIEKSSGASTSTNDDMHNTWYTGLLHLSSIYGIAAGYCISASLLSIINKWAVMKFPYPGALTALQYFTSAAGVLLCGCFKILEHDRLDLLTMWHFLPAAIMFYLSLFTNSELLLHANVDTFIVFRSVVPIFVAIGETFFLHQPWPALKTWLSLTTIFGGSVLYVLTDYQFTVTAYSWALAYLVSMTVDFVYIKHVVMTIGLNTWGLVLYNNLEALLLFPMELLIMGELKKIKHEFSDESDWYSFGVLLPVGLSCLFGLSISFFGFSCRRAISATGFTVLGVVNKLLTVVINFVIWDKHSSFIGTVGLLICMLGGIMYQQSTSKPKPAQEVIAEETEDEQQKLLEMQSKVESSNEKEVTESHHGS, from the coding sequence ATGTCTGATGTCGATGTGGAAAAAACTGAAGTCGTTGATATTGAGAAAAGTTCAGGAGCCTCAACTAGTACCAATGATGATATGCACAATACGTGGTATACGGGGTTGCTGCATCTCTCCTCTATCTATGGCATAGCTGCTGGGTATTGCATCTCAGCGTCTTTGCTTTCCATCATAAACAAATGGGCGGTAATGAAATTCCCGTATCCTGGAGCTCTGACTGCTCTTCAGTATTTCACTAGTGCCGCCGGTGTCCTTCTATGCGGATGCTTTAAAATTCTTGAGCATGACCGTCTTGACCTTTTGACAATGTGGCATTTTCTACCCGCAGCAATTATGTTTTACCTCTCGCTGTTTACCAACAGTGAGCTCTTACTCCATGCCAATGTCGATACCTTCATAGTCTTTCGCTCTGTAGTTCCTATATTTGTTGCAATAGGTGAAACCTTTTTTTTGCACCAACCGTGGCCGGCATTGAAGACGTGGCTCTCACTTACCACTATTTTTGGTGGAAGTGTGCTGTATGTTCTAACGGATTATCAGTTTACCGTCACAGCTTACAGTTGGGCTTTAGCTTATTTGGTGAGCATGACTGTAGATTTTGTGTACATAAAGCATGTTGTTATGACCATAGGTTTAAATACATGGGGTCTTGTGTTGTACAACAATTTAGAGGCTCTTTTACTCTTTCCCATGGAATTACTTATAATGGGTGAACTGAAGAAGATAAAGCATGAATTCTCGGATGAGTCAGATTGGTACTCCTTTGGAGTGTTGCTGCCTGTTGGGTTATCTTGCTTGTTTGGTTTATCAATCTCTTTCTTTGGATTTTCCTGCCGGAGGGCGATTTCTGCAACAGGATTTACTGTTCTCGGAGTAGTGAACAAGCTATTGACGGTGGTAATCAATTTTGTTATATGGGATAAGCATTCATCATTTATTGGGACAGTGGGGCTTCTTATTTGCATGCTCGGTGGGATTATGTATCAGCAGTCCACAAGTAAGCCTAAGCCTGCACAGGAAGTAATAGCAGAAGAGACGGAGGATGAACAACAGAAGCTTCTAGAAATGCAAAGCAAAGTAGAAAGCAGCAATGAGAAAGAAGTGACCGAATCCCATCATGGAAGTTGA
- the LOC126669832 gene encoding dynein light chain 1, cytoplasmic isoform X2: MLEGKAVIDETDMLETMQQDAVHLASKALDFFDVTQATEIARFIKMEFDRTYGGGWQCIVGTNFGSFVTHCSGSFIYFQVGSLAILLFRGSAAPEPAEPTQFTAFKSFKSVIA; this comes from the exons ATGTTAGAAGGTAAAGCTGTAATTGATGAGACTGATATGCTTGAAACGATGCAACAAGATGCAGTTCATCTTGCTTCCAAAGCATTAGATTTCTTTGATGTTACTCAAGCTACTGAAATTGCTCGTTTTATTAAAATG GAATTTGATAGGACGTATGGAGGAGGATGGCAATGCATAGTAGGAACTAATTTTGGGTCATTTGTGACTCATTGCTCCGGCagttttatttatttccaaGTTGGTAGTCTTGCAATTTTGCTATTCAGGGGCTCAGCTGCTCCAGAACCTGCCGAGCCAACTCAATTTACAGCTTTTAAGTCCTTTAAGTCTGTCATAGCCTAa
- the LOC126669320 gene encoding cyclic nucleotide-gated ion channel 4, whose translation MATHTQEISRAPHMQYFTDDDDSDSVATEEEEEQDEEEQEQEDKVINKYNSKNTLFMLSRRFVPQRSGRWWTLGQVLDPKAKWVQEWNRVFLLVCATGLFVDPLFFYALSVSDTCMCLFIDGWFAITVTVLRCMTDALHVWNMWLQLNMAKKPSARGGGVGGGDGDKSGQQSSSPSSVALRNLKGMKGFLFDLFVILPLPQIVLWVVIPSLLEKGSVTLVMTVLLIMFLFQYLPKIYHSVCLLRRMQNLSGYIFGTVWWGIALNMIAYFVASHAAGACWYLLGIQRAAKCLKEQCRETQGCGLRLLSCKDAIYYGGAASKFRDGGRLAWADNKVARATCLDSSDNYDFGAYKWTVQLVSNDNRLEKILFPIFWGLMTLSTFGNLESTTEWLEVVFNIIVLTSGLLLVTMLIGNIKVFLHATTSKKQAMQLKMRNIEWWMKKRQLPQDFRHRVRNYERQRWAAMRGVDECEMISNLPEGLRRDIKYHLCLDLVRQVPLFQHMDDLVLENICDRVKSLIFTKGETITREGDPVQRMLFVVRGHLQSSQVLRDGVKSCCMLGPGNFSGDELLSWCLRRPFIERLPPSSSTLVTLETTEAFGLEAEDVKYVTQHFRYTFVNERVKRSARYYSPGWRTWAAVAIQLAWRRYRHRLTLTSLSFIRPRRPLSRCSSLGEDRLRLYTALLTSPKPNQDHFDF comes from the exons atGGCTACTCATACTCAAGAAATCTCACGTGCCCCTCACATGCAATATTTCACAGACGATGACGACAGTGACAGCGTGGCaacagaagaagaagaggaacaagatgaagaagaacaagaacaagaagataaAGTAATCAACAAATACAATTCCAAGAATACCCTTTTCATGTTAAGCAGACGTTTTGTACCTCAAAGAAGTGGGCGGTGGTGGACATTAGGGCAAGTTTTAGACCCGAAAGCTAAGTGGGTTCAAGAATGGAACCGGGTATTTCTTCTGGTTTGTGCTACGGGTCTTTTTGTAGATCCTCTCTTCTTCTACGCTCTGTCTGTGAGTGACACCTGCATGTGTCTCTTCATTGACGGGTGGTTTGCTATTACTGTGACGGTTCTCCGGTGCATGACCGATGCTTTGCACGTCTGGAACATGTGGTTACAGCTTAATATGGCTAAGAAACCGTCCGCCAGAGGTGGTGGTGTTGGCGGCGGAGATGGAGATAAAAGCGGGCAACAGTCTAGTAGCCCTAGCTCAGTGGCCCTGAGAAACTTGAAGGGAATGAAAGGATTTCTGTTTGATCTGTTTGTTATTCTTCCTCTACCACAG ATTGTGCTGTGGGTAGTAATTCCGTCACTGTTAGAAAAAGGATCGGTGACACTAGTGATGACAGTATTATTGATAATGTTCCTCTTCCAGTACCTTCCGAAGATCTATCACTCGGTTTGCCTGCTCCGACGAATGCAAAATCTGTCAGGCTATATTTTTGGGACTGTTTGGTGGGGAATTGCCCTTAACATGATTGCTTACTTTGTTGCCTCTCAT GCAGCAGGAGCATGTTGGTACTTACTAGGAATACAAAGGGCAGCAAAATGCTTGAAAGAACAATGCAGAGAAACACAGGGCTGTGGGCTGAGATTATTATCTTGTAAAGATGCTATTTACTATGGCGGAGCAGCAAGCAAGTTCAGAGATGGAGGCAGATTGGCCTGGGCAGATAACAAAGTAGCCAGGGCTACTTGCTTGGACAGCAGTGATAATTATGATTTTGGTGCTTATAAATGGACCGTCCAGCTTGTTTCTAATGATAATCGTTTGGAGAAAATTCTTTTTCCCATCTTTTGGGGACTCATGACCCTCag CACATTTGGGAACCTAGAGAGCACAACAGAATGGTTGGAAGTTGTTTTCAATATCATTGTTCTGACAAGTGGGCTCCTTTTGGTTACTATGTTGATTGGAAATATCAAG GTTTTCTTACATGCGACGACATCAAAGAAGCAAGCAATGCAATTGAAGATGAGAAATATAGAATGGTGGATGAAGAAAAGACAGTTGCCTCAAGATTTCAGGCACCGCGTACGTAACTATGAGCGGCAGCGTTGGGCAGCAATGCGCGGTGTCGATGAATGTGAGATGATCAGCAACCTGCCCGAGGGACTTAGGAGGGATATCAAGTACCATCTTTGTCTTGACTTAGTTAGACAG GTACCGCTTTTCCAACATATGGACGATCTAGTTCTGGAGAACATTTGTGACCGCGTCAAGTCGCTCATTTTCACAAAAGGCGAAACG ATAACAAGAGAAGGAGACCCTGTACAAAGAATGTTGTTCGTAGTAAGAGGACATCTCCAAAGCAGCCAAGTACTCCGAGATGGCGTAAAAAGCTGTTGCATGTTAGGCCCCGGTAACTTCAGCGGCGACGAGCTCTTATCGTGGTGTTTACGACGCCCCTTCATCGAAAGACTCCCGCCATCATCCTCCACGCTCGTCACCCTCGAAACCACGGAAGCATTCGGTCTCGAAGCTGAAGATGTCAAATATGTGACTCAGCATTTTAGGTATACATTTGTGAATGAACGAGTCAAGAGAAGTGCCAGGTATTACTCGCCAGGGTGGCGAACATGGGCAGCTGTCGCGATTCAATTGGCTTGGAGACGGTATAGGCATCGGTTGACTCTTACTTCATTGTCTTTTATTAGACCTAGAAGACCGTTGTCGAGGTGTTCTTCTTTGGGTGAAGATCGGTTGAGGCTTTATACTGCCTTGTTGACTTCTCCTAAGCCTAATCAGGatcattttgatttttga
- the LOC126669406 gene encoding uncharacterized protein LOC126669406, translating into MARGPFCNDANLDTSGGGGGGGGGGYTKLSRREFTSSSSSPPPPSNLRCIYMKPITEDVFFGKDDGRDMKEITGEDYILECYRREKALKSFKKKKKSRFCFASCFDFLKVLFSTKF; encoded by the coding sequence ATGGCTAGAGGACCTTTCTGCAATGATGCTAATCTTGACACCAGCGGCGGCGGAGGAggtggcggcggcggtggttACACTAAGCTAAGCAGAAGAGAAtttacttcttcttcttcatcaccaccaccaccatcaaATTTGAGGTGTATTTATATGAAGCCAATAACAGAAGATGTATTTTTTGGTAAGGATGATGGGAGAGATATGAAAGAAATTACAGGCGAGGATTATATATTGGAGTGTTACAGAAGGGAAAAAGCATTGAAGAGtttcaagaaaaagaaaaagagtaggttttgttttgcaagTTGTTTTGATTTCTTGAAAGTTTTATTTTCTACTAAATTCTAG